From a single Prionailurus bengalensis isolate Pbe53 chromosome A1, Fcat_Pben_1.1_paternal_pri, whole genome shotgun sequence genomic region:
- the NKD2 gene encoding protein naked cuticle homolog 2, whose amino-acid sequence MHTICEAVDASVSHSSGSSRTLRVKLTVSPESSSKRKESPPPGQDREPTHCRTEGELSEDPRGADKRLSAHVRRPGADPHPCCARGPCRVDENTERRNHYLDLAGIENYTSKFGPGSPPAPAKQEHQGKAVHPQSRSHSQEADAHDAHHRRSQPLADHPLLAADPARALDAQPRLQGQDKQPLRSPKGSGRPPGAPGGGKPGRAFGSHLPAAPAPAPQDGQPPPSSRRSPTATSATGRGAGKGQGGPLAPQGGAGARGGAGPAAPAGGGGLCGARGPARRPPPPPFRVPTARTGPGMGSAEVAPMDLVGRASLAPASPRRAAHRGRVRTDTWDATGVSALKLLRVPRRHPPRVDKPSRYLLLFVIPDEAPVVLEGLCSDATRPVWAPCYVALPVIRSRGSPKGAAAGGWPRRTGRRQETRRRGGGRGGEARQGRGAAGGASGVSADTDVDGRPAPRAWWTQTRSGVAAGPASARSPSGKA is encoded by the exons ATGCACACCATCTGTGAGGCCGTCGACGCCTCCGTCAGCCACTCCTCTGGCAGCAGCAGGACCCTCCGTGTGAAACTGACCGTCAGCCCCGAGTCCTCCAGCAAGAGAAAGGAGAGTCCTCCCCCAGGCCAAG accGGGAGCCCACTCACTGCAGGACGGAGGGCGAGCTCAGCGAGGACCCCCGGGGGGCCGACAAGAGGCTGTCGGCACATGTCAG GAGGCCGGGCGctgacccccacccctgctgtgcACGGGGCCCGTGCCGCGTGGACGAGAACACGGAGCGGAGGAACCACTACCTGGACCTGGCCGGAATCGAGAACTACACGTCTAAGTTCGGACCTG GATCCCCGCCGGCACCAGCCAAGCAGGAGCATCAGGGCAAGGCCGTGCACCCCCAGAGCAGGTCCCACTCGCAGGAGGCGGATGCACACGATGCGCACCACCGCAGGTCTCAGCCGCTGGCCGACCACCCCCTGCTGGCTGCAGACCCCGCCAGGGCCCTGGACGCGCAGCCCCGCCTGCAGGGGCAGGACAAGCAGCCTCTGAGGTCCCCCAAGGGCTCAGGGAGGCCACCTGGGGCGCCCGGCGGAGGCAAGCCCGGGAGAGCCTTTGGCTCCCACCTGCCggcggccccggcccccgccccccaggacgGCCAGCCCCCCCCCAGCTCCCGCCGCAGCCCTACGGCCACAAGCGCTACcggcagaggggcagggaaggggcagggagggccacTCGCCCCCCAAGGCGGTGCCGGAGCACGAGGCGGTGCGGGGCCCGCCGCCCCCGCTGGTGGGGGAGGGCTGTGCGGTGCCCGCGGTCCAGCACgacgaccaccaccaccacccttccGAGTGCCAACCGCGCGCACCGGCCCCGGCATGGGCTCCGCGGAGGTGGCGCCGATGGACCTGGTGGGGAGGGCCTCCTTGGCCCCCGCCTCCCCGCGCCGTGCTGCCCACAGAGGCCGTGTCCGCACGGACACGTGGGACGCCACTGGCGTCTCAGCTTTGAAGCTACTCCGCGTGCCCCGTAGACACCCTCCGCGGGTGGACAAACCCAGCCGGTATCTGCTCTTGTTTGTGATTCCAGACGAGGCCCCTGTGGTGCTGGAGGGGCTCTGCTCGGACGCCACACGTCCGGTGTGGGCTCCCTGTTACGTGGCCCTTCCTGTAATCCGTTCACGAGGAAGTCCAAAGGGGGCAGCGGCAGGGGGGTGGCCGCGCAGGACGGGGCGTCGTCAGGAAacgcggcggcggggcggggggcggggcggggaggccaggcagggccgagggGCTGCAGGAGGGGCCTCCGGCGTCTCCGCGGACACAGACGTGGACGGCAGGCCGGCCCCTCGTGCTTGGTGGACGCAGACCCGAAGCGGCGTGGCGGCAGGCCCGGCCTCCGCCAGGTCCCCCTCTGGGAAGGCATGA